The Etheostoma spectabile isolate EspeVRDwgs_2016 chromosome 9, UIUC_Espe_1.0, whole genome shotgun sequence DNA segment GAGAGAACGGGATATGGGTGTGGCTGGCTGATTGACAAGTCCTGCTCACTTCCTTATGCCTGGTCAATTAATAACTTTTTCTGCACTCATTCTTTTGAAGGAGGGcaagaaaaagtaaaactttCTAAAGTAAAACTTTTCTAGATGTAGCTGTCACATAAGACTTACTGAACTTAGTGTGTTTAGCCATCTCACTTGCATAGTTGTCTAGTTTCTCActaatgtttattttaacacTAGTCTGAATGTAAATGATTGATTTGATGTAATTCATTTGAACCATTCCATTGAGAGTCAGGTTCATATGAGTGGGGAAAAGTCACTGATAAATGCTCTCTATTCACTCCATTCACTAACTGTGTGTCTTAAATGAATAGGTGTCTATATGCTATTGTACACCTGCTCAATAGAAGTAACTCCCAGGTGTCAACTTGTGCTACTATATAAGTGTGAAACATAGTGCATAGTGTTCAGAATACTTCACAGAAGTAGGTAAAAAAGCTTCCTTGGATAATCCTCACGGACCTAAATTTGCGATATGAGAGAAGTAATACAGCTTTAAAGATATGTGAAATCAACTattaaacatttcaattttttttttcagttgaaaaATGCAGTTTAGATTCTATCTTTGTGTTCTGTTAAATTGAAAGCTAGCACGcactaatgaaaaagaaaggatAGAAAGATCATAATAAGTCATGTGGTTACCTTATTAATGGTTTCCatggagcaaaaacaaacagatacatacagtacatggtaGCCCGGTATGTTCATGATATCCtgtaaaagaaaagtcaaaggTTGTATCCCACAACAGACAAAATATtggattataattattgatgcattaataaattaatcactttaatgttgcagatGGTAAAGGTTTAGTCAATTTGAATTAATTACTGCTGGGTAACTTGACAATTTTCCACTGGGGACCAATAAAGCCTTATTGATaaaatactattattatttatttatcgaTTATATTTGCATTATTAAtctgaatatgcaaagtaacattagtaactaaagctgtcagataaaggCAGTGgagtacaaagtacaatatttgcctctgaaatgtagcagaaaatagaaagactcaagtaaagtacctcaaatttgtacttatgTACAGTACTTGCGCAACAATTAACAGTGTGACCAAATATATTtcagaaaaacacttttctctCAAAAAAGGCCCTATTTCACAATAATTTACCAATTTAGTGACACTTGGTGCAGTACACACAAGGACTTTAAATTATAAAGAGATGCATCCTTGACTAAAATGGTGAAAAACTCTTGAAATAACTGTGCATAAACCACACAAAATCCCTGCTGCTTAATCCCTGGAAGACGTTCTGGAGTGTAAACCAtgcttaaaatgtaaacaacacacatatatggTAATACAGCTTGTCTCTCCAACACAGCACTAAGGATGGCAGCCTCAAAGAGCCTCACACATTAGGACTGTCCTTTGAGGAgagtggttctcaaccttttcgAGTCGCGAACCCTTAGTAATAATGAGGTTGGCGTCTGCGACTCCCGTCCCCCTCAAGAGTTCCAAACCAGTGTAAACAGGTGTTTCTACACGCCtccccctgctgattttgagTGATCTTTGTGAATGTTCTGataaatacatgtaaataaGTAAAGCTTTGCTTTGATGACGGTTTAGTTTTAGCTCGCACCTAGCCTTATCCAATTTACATCAGGCTCTGTGGACTTGTGAtgcatttgtgactttttttctccccctgacCCGCCTTCAGAACCCTTTCTGTGTTCCAGGACCTCCTGATTTACAGCACATGAAATGTACCAAACAGTAACGTAATTCCCCAGTCTAGAAtggtatttcatttttttctccccaacCATCTGGTGACCCCCAGAAAGGATCTTGCGACCCCCTCGGGTGTCCTGacccccaggttgagaaccactgctttaAGGAATATAATATTCTGGTTTAGTTTCTTTCCTGCCCAAAATGTAACACTGGTTACAGCAAGATATTTCTCTTCATCCAAAAATATTCAGGGATGATCAAAAATTTGTACTTAGCATAATGAGAATGTTTTACCTTATGATGACCTAGAGACCTTTCAATggtgttttttctctctttgagTGCACAATGAGTGACCCAAAATAACTGCTGAAcaatcaaaaagaaaacattcccGCATAGATGGTATAGATTTGGGTAAGGCTGCAGATTGTGTCCATTTGCCCAGCTAAAGAAAATGTGGTATGAATCTTAAATTAAACAGCTGGATAAAACTGCTGACATTGAGATATTGTAAATTACTAATGATTAGTGCTTACCAAAAGAGCTTGGTAGCTATGGTGGCTTCAGTGATcattttaaggtaaaaaaataaacgtgaattattttactatttttattaaatgaatttGTATTATACCTTGTAATGAAAGTATACTGAACAAACTTATGAAtgcaacattttagtttttgcccccatttttcatgagctgaactcaaatatctaatacagtaaaactgcacatttcattgtggccagcctaaggcacacctgtgcaataatcatgctgtctaatcagcatcttgatgtCCCACACCTGTTAAGTGGATGGATTAGGCAATAGAGAAGTCCACACTAACACAGATATGTGTGAACAGTATTTGTGAGAAATTGTGAgaaagccttttgtgtacatagaaaaagtttTTGATCTTTGAATTCAACTCATAAAAAATAGGGGCAAAAACAAGTGTTGCATTTACAATTTTGTTTAGTGTAATTGCATCAGTTtactttgaaaatgaaacatcaGAGATTTACATTAACCTGACACCAtaacatttttgatttaaatctgtataaatgtacattttgattggtttaatgtaaaaaagaataaaaaatataaaaagctgaAACTAAATTTGATGTAGTGGAGGAAAAATAGTCTGTCTTGCTTTTGCCACCATATATTCATCCGCCGCGCAGTATATTATGCAATGAGGCAAAAGGGCGAACAACGACCTGGGCGGAGTGATTTTGTCAGGACTACACCCAAGCGCCTGTCCGATTGCAGCGGCTTCTCTTCGTTGTATAGACCAGAAGAAAGCCGGGACGTGACGGAGCCGGGGGGTTCTGCTTGTTGGAGGCCCGTTAAACAACCAATAAATACAGTGTCTTCATTGCTTCTTCCTCACTCAAGAGACGTTTGTGACCTAACTTGACCCGTCGTATTTTTTCATCTTAGAACTAATTTCACAACCATGTCCTGGCAAAGCTACGTGGACAACCTGATGGCTGATGGCAGCTGCCAGGACGCGGCCATTGTTGGGTACACGGACGCCAAATACGTCTGGGCATCGTTTGTCGGCGGTACTTTTGCCAACATTACGGTTAGTACACTTTGTGTCTCAGCATCTAGGGTTACGCGGAAGGAAAGTGTACATTTTGCATGCCGGTGCGTTTATCTGCAAAGCCAGGCCTGATTGAATGAGGATAAGGCGAGCAGTGTGTGGCACACATGGTGTCCGGTGGTCGCAATCAAGATGCTTTTCAACCTACCAGTTTTTTTTACCCATTTCCGATTAATCTAATACGCTATGTGGTAACAGCGTTCATACGATTGTTTTTAGAGATAACGTCAGTCACCGGTACCGCAAACTCGAGCTAACGTTAaaagagctagctagctagctttaaCTAGTTGTGTTTGCGTGTGGTAAGAAGATGACAAGCATGACCAAGAATCTAATCTAAACCAGTAACGTTACCCGATTTAAAAAATGGATGGCAGGCTTTATGCTGCGAGGTGGCTAATGTCTTTTGTATATAACACCGTTAATACCGCCACTACAGCTCGAGGTTAGCTCAAATCAGGCCGATCATCCCCACTGGAAAATCAttattagctagctaacgctaataGCGCAAAGTTAGCGGTGCTCACATGCGTTCTCGACGCGTTGGCGTGCTGCTGGTCTTTTCGGTTTCCCCTATTCGGCGTCTGTGAATTGCACTACCGCTACCGCCCCTTATTTTCCAAGATGGCGGAAACACTCCCGGTTTCTTACGCTGCATTCAGTGCTCCTCGGATGGTCCATTTTCTTGTCTAGGGAAGTCAGATTTTTGTGTCTCCGTGAATCGTAATGGTGGAAAAACATGGACGCTACACAGATGTTGTAATTAATTGCTCAGTTTGAATAAGTCGTTGATTGCTGTTTCCAGTATTCATTTCAAGTTTGGAGTCTTATTTTAGTGCTTTTGTCCCAGACTTGTTGCTGGCTCAGTACACcttaaaactactaaaatattACTATACTAAACTTTGATACGTTTTTGAACTGATCTAAGTCAATATACATGGTCAGTAATTAAGGTTACAACCTAATACCATATTACACATTATGTGAGCAACAAATTGGTGTACTTGAACGGTCTTACCATTAACCCAACATTTACTCTCGTCTGCCATGTTACTGACGCCAACTCGGTCTAACGTGTAGCAAACATTTCGCCGACTTAACGTATTATTACTGTATATTAAGTTTAACGTTAAGTTACATTATTTAAGTCTTCAAAGACCTGAGTTCAGCATTTAACAAGTTAAGTTATCCTAACTTGGCTAAACAATCCTCTCCGGTGCTTCCATGAGCCTCCATTTTGTCAGCTAAATACATTAGTGAATTTTAAATACGTGTGTTACGttaggcgtgtgtgtgtgtatagtgacTCAGTGTGAAATGTTTTATCGTCATTACGAGCATGTTTTCTATGAAACGATAACCCATGCTACAGGGAAAGTGAACTATGAACGAGCGTGTGGCTCAGGCAACCAAGGCACGGTGACGTTCTTTTGAAGGCtccaattgaaaaaaaaaatgacatcgtGTTTCCTTGTGTGAAAAGGCTCATCTAAAGCTAGAGCTGCCTAATGGCCTGCTGTGCAGCTTTCTACCACTGCTAGCCAGCCCGTATTAGCTGTGTGATTTTTGCTTGACAGAATCCGCTGTATGAATGCAGAAAGCTAACGTTAAGTCAGAATATGTGAAAGTGCAGTACACGTTTGCGAAACATAGTGTGGAACTCTCAAAGGGGAAAGGCGGTGCATGTAAGAAGCTGGCCGGGCCCCaacatgtagctagctagccacGATGCTAACGGTGTCCGAGCCAGTAGAAATCTTGAGTTTTCTTCATGAAGAGTTTCGTGTGGCATGACGGTGCAGTTCTGGCGTTAAAGGGCGACGCCTTTTGTTCTGCATAATGGTTGAAAGAATAAATGCGGTTTAATACACGTGTTAGTAGCTACAGTTCCATGATGTGTTTGCACATGTAAGCAACAGTGGTCTCAAAAAGTGGAATTATTTATAACCGATTTCGCAGCATTGTTTGTCAGCTGTAGCGGGCCTTAGAGATGTCAGGACTCGCCAGTCATAGTATAACAGTCAGCTGTGTCTGAAAACAGACCATACACTTTTTGCATCTGTGGTGGGCTTGATACTTTCTTTTTACTGAGTACCAACTACTGTATTTATCAACTTAGCACGGGGTAacgggtttttgttttttttaattggtgtGACTTATTCTGTTATGTATGGGTAAATTCCTAGATGGCTAGGACAAATGgcgtgctttttttttttaaattgtttaatttaaaaattaaactgtgAAAATCCTCAGTAATTAACCAGTATTGAATGATAACCTGGGCCCTTAATCATGAACAGTGCAGCCCAGTTTCTTAATTAAAATTCATCATTCCTGTACTTACCATCCTGGCCAGTTTCAGAAGCTGTCCCCTGCTGCGTTTAACACTAAGATATCCTTTCTAACACAAAATGTAGTTAACTTCTCCTCTTGAATTAAAATTGATTCTATTAATGATGCTTCAAGGTATTTTGCAATCAAAGACttaatcatttatatttgtttcGAATAAGACCACTGTTGGTGCATATTCTATCCTCGGACCCCATGTGACTAGTGTAAATGTATATGTacagggtttttcctgcttgGAGAAATTTTTGGCTGGCACCAAAGGAAAATCGCAAACACCAAACTTCTGATTATCAGCAGCCAGCCTAGCCTCTCTCTCATCCACAGCTACTGTATACAGATGCGGCTGGCTCTAAATGCTTTGCTGTGAAGCTAGCACTAATGAGATCTCCGCTTGCAGAGAGAGGCTGTACCGGCCTCTCCCGGTGACCCCTGCTGGGACTGGCACAACGAAAAGCTGCTGACGGGCTAGGAGAGCTCAGCCTTCCGCTGGAGCCCCAACTGCTGTCTGTTTGCTGCTGCCGTCTGTATTGCACTGAGAGCTGTGAAAACGTCTCGTAGCCGTGTTAAATAGTCCAATTCCTTATTTTGGTACGGTTGGTTTTAACACCTGATGCAATGGAGTACACCTACACATCAGTGTGTATGGGTGTGGATggttaatatttaaatttattaatgttctttttctaaTGTTAGATATTTACACTGCAAGACATATTTAGCTTCAATGAGATTAGTTTTGTTCATGAATGTTAGCTTTTCTGTTGCCTAAGTTAATTTTATCCCGATATGTTGTCTGAAAAATGCCGTTTTAGTTCATGTCAGAATGTGCTGGCAGATATGTCTTGCACTATGGACCTACAACTAGTCTCCTAAAGAGGTGTGGCTGGGGCGGACCCCACGTGAAACAGGAAACTACTGAGTTGGTGTCTTGGTTCTAAACGGTCTCTGGTACACCAAAGTTTACTACATGGCAAACACTTTATTGGCATTTCCCTGACTCGTTGAAAAGCTGCGGAAGCAGCAGAAGTAGCGTCTTTCTGGTGAGCACCGTTTAATATGAATCCAACACATagactgaaatacattttttttttttttaatatgctttattttattttttataaaattcaGGCTTCTTGCTGAGTTGTTTGCCGTGTAGGAGGTTTTAACcaaagattttattttgaaaatattcatttaaaaatatttctgtTATGCCATACATTATGCAAaactcaatacatttttaatatttgttgcATTAGTGAAATTTAAATATTGCAGTTAGGATCAGAATCCAGGAAATTCTGCCCTTGACAATGCTGCCGTTACCCGCTAGCGTacagacatttgttttaaaggtgACTGCAAAGCAAGTTGTTTGGGGTTGGTCTAAGATTTGCACTAAcccagactgggggggggggggggggggggggtatgtagATTTTTGGATCTTTGCCACATTTTCATATTAGTCAGATTTGAATCGCATAGATCTTAATTACTCAAAATGTAAGGACTAAAATGGCAATCATATCTTTTGGCTACCAAAAGCAGATGCCACTTCTCAAAAGTAAATGTTGAGCCGACTGGTGCAATTATGCAGATATGTTCAAATAAGGCATAAAACCCCACAAagtgtggggggaaaaaaaaattctgcctGAATGAATATACGACATTCTTgattgtgcccccccccccccaccccaccacccccccccccccccccccacccccccccaccccccccacagcCTGAAGAAATCGACGTGTTAATAGGAAAGGACCGGATGGCATTCTTCACCAGTGGGATGACCTTAGGCAATAAAAAGTGCTCGGTAATCAGAGACAGCCTCCTACTTGACGGCGACTGGACAATGGACATCCGGACAAAGAGTCAAGGAGGAGAACCAACATACAACATTTCTGTAGGCAAAGCCGGCAAAGGTGAGCACTACATCCagtgtaaaacattttaaagctgcagtgaCAGTGTAGCCTGCTTTGAAATAGTGTCCTTAGTTTAGCTACGTTTATAAATTTGTGTCTGCATGTGGGATAGATCTTGAATGCACCTTTCCTCAATATATGATTTACACAggtgttaaaatgtcttgtgaGGAGACTGTCATTTGATTAAGATCTCTaggaaacatttttgtttagaGCTATGGGGCAAGTTCATATCAGATGTTATTTGGGTCAGTAAGTGCTTGTATTatgctttttccctttgttatatatatttgtgcacattataggtttacaaaggggaaaagcccaaagtccaccccgaGGGACTTACCCTCTCAACATAAaatactgttcacaaactgctctattgtagtccagcctttacttccggtACAAACGTGTTACTTTGTAACACAGGTTATAATGCTcggctagctgctagcgtggcacgccctcatactctgcttctgactagCTAGCAGAGCTTTCCtaggtactgtgcatgtgcgactcccaacaaagatgcctcactctgtagataAAACCACGTACACCTATTCTAGTACAATCTCCTAAAAACtatttatgaacctgaaaattagtatatatgagcactttaaattatGGTCCTTGTCCATGCTAATAGTTCTGTCAGTTATAGCACTATTGCAGTGTAATATAATTTGGATGATGTATATGTTAACATTGGTACGGAAAACTAAACATCTTATAGATTTACTAATAACAGTCCTAAATTAATTACTCGTTTCTTGCGGTTTTTCCTCTCTGGTATATATATTAGGTTCGTATGTATGGTGTAGGCGTGTGCATCTCTTGGTTATCAGACTATCAAATCCATAACTAGTTACATAGGCTATGATACAGGGACAACATTAACAAGTTTTAATGTTGAATTGATTAATTATGAGATGCAATTCAATCTGATGAATACAGTTATTTGTTTAGTGTCAACGTTGTACATTTGAAATAAGCCAATTCTATAAAAGCATTGCCTACCTTCAAATATATTTCCTAAATAGGACCAGGCAAAAGCAAAGCTAGGACTTGTATGACTTTATTTTAATTAGCTAGACACTTAAAACCAAATAACATGAAGATCTTAAGTTAAATACTCCTTGCTGCTAATCTTAGGCAGTCCAGGACTGGAGGTCGATGTTACTAAAGCATATAAACGCACCGAAATACACATTTTATATAGTTATACCAGTCTGCATGTTTATGAACACACATGGATGTGGATGACACACTGCAGCTAGTAAAATGTTTACAATATGCACAATGTAGTCCTCTCAGCCACCTTAACTGCAGACTccaaaaatataactttttttttctgcattccAAACAAAGGTGCTGATCTCTGCAACCCCCAAATATAAATGACATCACACAAATGTCAAGGGCTTGCTCCTTACCGAGAAGTCCAGATTTCCACTAAACTACCATTTATTANNNNNNNNNNACCGTGATAAAACTTGACACCTAATTCTATTGTATCCTTACTTTGTGATAAAGGTTGCACAATTAAAGTAGATGACATTCTAATCCATATTAGGTAAACATTAATTTGTCCATTGATTTACGTCAAATTGAGTTGGTTGTAAACCAGAAGAGCAGTCACAACTAGGATTTTTGAATACTAGATGTGTTTAGATGAAATGCTTTAAGCAAATGTgtataataacataattaatgaacattcatttttatataaaatgcTGATGCAAAAAATGTGAAGTTGAAAACCATAGACCTTCAGCTTTTACAACAAACGGCTTTAAATGCCATGCCAACAGTGCTTTACATTAGCAATGCTATGTTTCCTAAATTGTTACCAATTTCTTTTATGATACAAACTGAAGTCGAGTTAAGTCCTTGTTTAGGGGCTTGCCTGAGAGTTTTGCCAGGCCTCATGTTGCCTGTATGGGCCCCAATACCCTGTCCTCCCCACTGTTCAGACACTACTAAAACTTACAGGTGAGACTAACCTGTTCCCATTCTCCACATGCTGGGCTAACTCTCTGGGCCAGGATTTACTAAAAACTGCATGCCTCTTCCTCTTTCCTGGTTAACCCACTCCTCCCCTCTAAAGTATGAATCTGTTCCCCTGCTCGTGTGCTTCCACTTGTTTCTGGTCAAATACTCATTCAGGCACTTCAGGGCTCTTACATGTATTGAGGAGAGGTATCACAAGCATGCTGCTGTATCTGCATGTGTGCTGCCTTAGTCATGGTTGTTAGTATCCAGTAGAAGATTCACTTTCCTAGTCTTTGCTGCTGGCATGGTGTTTATCGATTACAGATGGAACAAAGACTAGTTTCAAGTAGAGTACACTGAAACAAGTAAATTAGGGATATGGAACACCAGTACTACCACAAAGTTTTAAACTATACTGGTAGCTTATCTATTCAAAATGGGAAATATAATTCACACTCTGGCCATTGGtggggtttttttggggaaagATGATAATCTGATTGTAACAAGATGTGACTTAAATGGAATTTAAGGAACTGATTTTTCAGACTAGTAAAGACATTAATgaattgcccagctctactgtTTTGTATTGAAGGAAAGAATACATTCATACAGTAGTAGACTAGATGCATGACGGCTTTTGGTTCAGGATTTCAAAAGTAGAATGCAGTGTTACCTATTCTTTACCAAATGTGTAGCATTAGGTCTGGATCTACCAGATTATCACTTGGTTTGGATTCACACTGAGGCCAGAGCGTGAtgtggaagtttttttttttttttttttttttaattagtagTTCAAGTGACTGATCAAACATTGTTTTAAGTGGAAGTAGGTAGAGGTTACAGGGTAGTCAAAACTATAGCTCTGAGCCTCTTTCAGTCTACAGACTTGATTAAGTAATCGGGCAAACGGCTTTGCATGCATCCTTCACATTTACACTCCTGCTGTACTCACTCTTGTCTTCCCAACAGTAGTGTGTGATGTCTTGTCTCACCACCAGCAGCACTGATGAGAAAATGAATGTTTAGGTTCGATCCAGCTTTCAGACCAAAGCGCCGCTGTGGTTTTTGTGCCATTTGTCGTCCTCTGTAGCTGTCATGTCTGCCTGCTGCTTTTGGCTCTTTGCTTTTCTCTTTTCACTGTGATCTTCACACCTTCTCTTAATGCcccttctgtctcttttctttcagtcTTGGTCTTGGTAATGGGCAAAGAAGGGGTCCATGGAGGCGGATTGAATAAGAAGGCATACTCGATGGCAAAATACTTGAGGGATTCAGGGTTTTAGTTTAGTGTAACGTAGCTTATGTGGTGTAgttgagggagagagaaaactaacaaaaaggaaaacaaaaagcataaaaCTTTGAGAAACGGaccaaaaaaagtcaacaaattaCTGTCAAGCCCATGTTTCACCCCCTAAAACAGTCCCAGTAAACCAAATCGCAGGGTTCAGGCTCTGTCCTCAACAATGTAGCCCCACACTTAGCAAGGTGGCAATAAAGAAGTGTTCTTTTCCAGTCCTGCTATCACCATGtctgttcatttattttgtttttcctttgtgtACTCCAGCATTGGTTTTTGTCATGGGGAAGGAAGGTGTCCACGGAGGACAGCTCAACAAGAAAGCATTTATGATGGCTGAATACCTGAGGAAGTCCGGATACTAAAGCAGCCTGTACCCAGCCACCTAGCAGCTCACCCTTGCCACCCTGTTGCATTTCACACTACTTCTTGACCTAGTTGGTAgttactttctttttctgtttctgcctTCTCTCCTCCCCATTTGTTATCCCATATTTTGTTATCCACCCAGCTATCCTGAACACACTTTGAGCTGTGTACTCTAACCCCCTTAAGCACTATAAGTTGATCCCTAGCAATGAGGAGCATGTTGCTTACAGGATGTCGGGACAAATCTGTAATTAACCAAGACCAGCAAAAAATTCTGGCCAaacacttggacaataaacgcTATAGTGTCAATTTGAAGtagacatttctttattttctctctgtcaTGGTGCCCATTACTTAATCCCTCCCAAACCCGATCTTACTTACACCCCTCCACAAGCAGCCAACACCTTTGGCGCACTTAAGCGGTAACCAAGCTCTTCATGTCTTTAATTTTCCCCCGTCATGTCCGGGAGGGGAGACAGAGTGCATATCCGTCATTGACCTCTCACACCCACCACTGTTTTCCCCCTCCACACTTCCTCCTGCCAAATGTTCAGTTCCTCCCCTTTCCCTGTTTCCTCATCCTGTTTGCTCAAAGCAGGCGACACTACAAACCTCACAGGAGACTCATCTTCATCAAATGCTTGACACCAACCAACCAGTCCCCTAAACCCTTTCCTTTCAGATCCACTGCTCTGtcctgaatacatttttataaaagggtaaagtgtgtgtgtgggggggggggcggcggcgGCGCCTAGATCGGCTCAGTCTCATGAGCGGATTTGCAAGCGATGTCGAGATGTTGGtagcctctcctctcctgctaCACAAAAACCCCATGGACATTCCACAGTAACAATGGCTTAGGCACttaatactgttttttgtttgccagatctgtaatatatataaatattttttttttttttttgaaaggctGCCATTTTCGGACAGATATCCCAGCATATAACCATCTGGAGCTTGTCcagttttgaagttttttttttttttttttttttttttttttaataggacCAAGTGTAGTCAAAGCTCGGGTGTTTATACAATAGCTCTAAATCATGTGAAGGATGACTGCTAACTCTTTTTCTGATGAAGGAAACACTAACGAGACAATGCCTCCAATGGTTAAAAATATGAAGCTACGGGGAGGTAAGGGTGGGAGTTGATGTAGAAAATTGtcacttcatttttttgtttttctttaaaaactgcATTTGTACAAACCCATGCTGTGTTGAACTACAAAACTGTGGAATGAATTGCCTTTTACTCTAGTCAGCAGCGCTCTGGGCGATCACACGGTCTGTCCACGCT contains these protein-coding regions:
- the LOC116695178 gene encoding profilin-2 isoform X2 produces the protein MSWQSYVDNLMADGSCQDAAIVGYTDAKYVWASFVGGTFANITPEEIDVLIGKDRMAFFTSGMTLGNKKCSVIRDSLLLDGDWTMDIRTKSQGGEPTYNISVGKAGKVLVLVMGKEGVHGGGLNKKAYSMAKYLRDSGF
- the LOC116695178 gene encoding profilin-2 isoform X1; the protein is MSWQSYVDNLMADGSCQDAAIVGYTDAKYVWASFVGGTFANITPEEIDVLIGKDRMAFFTSGMTLGNKKCSVIRDSLLLDGDWTMDIRTKSQGGEPTYNISVGKAGKALVFVMGKEGVHGGQLNKKAFMMAEYLRKSGY